TTTTAATAATATATTACCTTCAGATGAATCCATATTCTTAGATGATCTTGATACTTCAATCATCTTATAAAGCGAAAATATCATAGTACATAAAAAAACCAAAGAACACAATGTAAATGTAAATAATAACTTTCTTTCTTTTTTTACCTTTAACTTCCTCCCCTTATTACTCATAATATCACCCCATTTTATAATTAATCTAATAAAACATATATGAAAGTATTAATAATTTTATTAATATTAGGCTAATTATAGCATTAAAACATTTGAATAAATATGAAATAAAAAAGTAATAGCTATAGATATCTTCTATAGTTATTACTTACAAACATAAAAATTATTAACTTTTATCATTATTCTGAGAGCTTTAATATAGCATTGGAATATATCTTACAGCATGTTATTAGGTCTTCAACTGATATATACTCATTTGGTTTATGAGCCACATCTTCATTTCCAGGGAAACTAGGACCAAATGCTACTGTATTTGGCATCTCCTTTGCATATGTCCCACCCCCAATGGTTATTGGTCCTACATCTTCTCCTGTAATTTTACAATATACATCCTGTAGTGACTTTACTAATGGATGGTCTACATCAAAGTATAATGGATCGTTATATGTAAGGTTTTGAATTTTCATACCTTCTTTTATTAAATTTTTCTTTAGAGGCTTCATAACATCTTCAAGTTTAAATGTAACAGGATGTCTAACATCAAGAGAAACCAGACATCTTTCCATTTTAACGTCAATTATTCCAAGATTCATGGAAAGACTTCCTGAAACCTCATCATGAAGATTTATTTCAAGGCCTTCACCCTTTGTTGAAAAACTAATTTTATTATTAAGAAAACTTATAAATTCTCCTAAGCTTCCGTTTAAATTAAGTAATGCTAAAAGATTAACAAGCTGCATAATAGCATTTTTCCCAAGATGAGGCGTACTTCCATGTGCTGATACTCCATAACTTTTTATTATAAATCCCATATCTGTTTCTTCAAATTTCATATCAAAATATGTATCATCTATAAATCTTTTAAAGATATCTATAAATTTACTTTTCTCCTCTGTTAGGATTTCTGATTCGCAGTAATCTGGAACCATATTCTCCCTTGTTCCACCTTTAATATATACTACCTTAAAGCTTGAAGTTTGCCTATCTAATACTTCTTTCATTACATCGAAAATAAGTAATCCCTTTTCACCATGTATAACAGGAAAATCTGCATCAGGAGTAAATCCCATTATAGGAGGCTTTTCTCTCTCTAAGTAATATGGAATATCTGTACAACCGGTTTCTTCATTCGTCCCAAAAATAATTCTTACTCTTTTATTTATTTTTATATTTGAGTCTTTAATAGCCTTTAGAGCATAAAGAGCTGCAATAGTAGGTCCCTTATCATCAAGTGCACCTCGACCATAAATCTTTCCATCTATTAAATCTCCTGAATATGGACTTCCTATCCATCCTTCTCCCTCTGGTACAACATCTAGATGACCAAGAATAGCAATATATTCATCGCCTTCTCCAAATTCCGCATAACCTATATAGTTATCAAGATTAACAACTTTAAAGCCCATTTTTCTTGATAAATTAAGTGCATAATCTAAAGCTTTTTGTATGTTTTCTCCAAATGGCATATTATCCTTTGGAGATGATTCAATACTTTCTATAGCTATTAATTCCCTTGTAGATTTTATTATCTCTTCTCTTAATACATCAATTGTCTTTTCTAAATTCACTATGTACACTCCTTTAAGACTATATAACTAAAAAAAGGTGCATAGGCACCTTAAAAATAACTTAGTTCATTTTTCCATACATTTTCATAGGAAACTTCTTCTATGCTCTTTTTATCTATTAAATCAGTATTTCCATTATCCCCAGTAGGATCTTCAGCATAACCTATAGGAGATATCCCTATAACCTTATACTTCTTAGGAATATCTAATGCATTTTTAAGTTCATCCTCATTTTCAACCTCAATCCAGCATGAACCAAGTTCTTCATTAGTAGCTGCAAGTAGAATGTTATACATTACAATAGCTCCGTCAAACATATAATATTTGTTTTCTCTCTGATCTTCAGAAGCTCCTGCATCTGCTACAACAACTACTGAAAAAGGCGCTTCTACAAACCCCTTTTTCCCTCTATTATCCTCTGGAATAATTGCTTCTATCATACCTTTAACATTACTATCAGTAATTAATAGTACCTTAAAGCTTTGAAGATTCCTATAAGATGGGCATAAAGTAACACTTTCTAATATACTTTGTATTTTTTCCTTTGGAACATCCTGATCCTTAAAAGATTTTACACTATGTCTTGATTTTAGTAGAGTTAAAAAATCCAAGTATATCACCTCCTAAGGATAGTATGCCTATATTTTAAATTTGAAATTCACTTATTTAGACTTCTTTATCTTATTTTTAATTTTTGCTAAGAAAAAGTCCATTTCTGACATTTTAAATTTATAAGCAATATAAAAGTATAGTGGTATTCCTATAATCATTGCTGAACCTACGGCAATTACTTCGTCAAGTTTAGTTTCTACCCCTACAATACTTTCCATAGTTCTAGCTATAATAAGAACTGCTCCTCCCATAATAAAGGATGCTATAGATGCCTTAGTTGAAGATTTTACAATTTCCTTTGTTCTAAGGCCCTTTGTTTTCATCTTAAGTCCCCTATATAGAAGATACATATTTATCATACTTGAAATCGAATACGCAAGTGAAACTCCAGCAATGCCAAGTGGGGTTAAAAATGTTAATCCAGCACTTAAAATAGCATTTACAGCAACAGTTATAGCAGCAACCTTAACCGGAGTTTTTGTATCTTGAATAGCATAGAATCCCCTTGTTATAATTTGAACTCCAGATTGTCCTATAAGTCCTAAACTATAACATGCGAGAATAACACCAGTTATTTTAACGTCTGATTCTGTAAATGAACCGGATTTATATAGTACACGAATTACAGGCTCACTTAAAACTATCATACCAACAGCTGCAGGTATTGTTATAAACATTATTGTTCTAAACCCCTCAGAGAAAGTATCTTTAAAGCCTTCATATTCTTTTCTTGCAATTTGGGTATTCATTACTGGAAACAATGTAGTTGCAATCCCCATAGCAAATATCCCAAGTGGAAGAAGCATTACTCTATTTGCATATCTTACTAGGGATATATATCCATCACCTACTAATGATGCAATACTTTGGTTTATTACAATATTAAGCTGACTTACTGAAAGCCCAATAATTGCAGGAACCATAAGTGTAATCATTCTTCTAAAACCAGGGTCTTTAAAATCTAAGGATAACTTTAAGTATTTAGCTCCTCCAACTCTTCTAAAATCAGGTACCTGAACTAAAAAGTTCATCACCGCACCTAATATAACACCTATTGTCATTCCATATATTCCAAGTGATGTTGCTCCAAGTACCATTGCTCCAAGTATCATTCCTACATTATATAAAACAGGACCAATAGCTGGAGATGTAAATACTTTATATGAATTAAGTATTCCTCTAAGAAGACCTGCTAATACTGTAAATGTAACAGCAGTAAACATTATTTGAGTAAGATTTACTGTTAATTCAAATCCAGCTGGTGTTTTAACCATACCTGGAGCTACAAAAGGTACCAAGTATCTTGCAAATGTCATTCCAAGAATATTAAAAATGATTATAAATATCATAGAAATAGTTATAAATGAATTTGCAGACTTCCATGCTTCTTTTTCTTCTCCTCTAGCTAAATAAGAAGTAAATACAGGCATAAATCCTGAACTTAGTGCACCTGCTATAAGTAGGTTAAACATTACATCTGGTATAGTAAAAGCTGCAAAAAAAGCATCTGTTTGAACTGAAGCCCCATATACACTTGCAACAATTACTTCTCTTACAAAACCTAATAATCTACTTATAAAAAGGGTTAGCATAACTATAATTGTGGCCCTTTTTATATTTTCCTCTTTTCCTTGGTTCGCTACCATATTTCCATCTCCTTGCTATTATGCATATCCTTTAAATTATAATTGAACAAATTCTATAATTCAACATAATTACTTTTATTTTGTCATTAGTATTAGCTTAATTTTTATTTTTGTAGCTTAATTTACTAAACCATGTATTACTAATATCCTTTAAATTAGATTTTGTATTAATATCAACCAAATAGTTACTATTTCCCTTTGACTTAGTAGCAGTATCCAATCTATATAGTCCAAAAACAGCCACTATTATAGATAGCCCAAATATAAGCGACATTGTTCTATATTTAGACAATTCTAATCCCTCCTAGATAAAGTTTTTAATATAAACATCGGTAGAACTTTTACCCTACTTATTCTTCTAGGTTCCTTAATCAATCTATATACCCACTCACTTCCGCACTTTTGCATCCAAACAGGTGCCCTATTAATATCCCCACAAATAACGTCAAAACTTCCTCCGACACCCATGAAAATATTACAATTTAACCTATCCATATTTTTTGTAATCCACTTTTCCTGCATAGGACTTCCAAGAGCTACAAATAAAATATTAGCCCCTGAATCGTTTATCTCATTTATAACTTTTTCCTCATCCTTAAAATATCCATCCTGTACACCAACTATTTGAATATCATTTATTTCTTCTTTTAGCTTTTCAGAGGCTCTTCTAGCAACCTCTGGTTTTGCCCCAAGTAAAAATATTTTATATTTCTTTTTAGATGCACCTATACAGATATTTTTCATAAGGTCTATTCCTGTAACCCTACTTTTAATGTTTCCATTACTTAGCCTCGATGCAAGAACCACACCTGATCCATCTGGAATTTTTAAATCCGCACTATTAATAAGCTCCAAAAGACTATTATCATCTTGAGCTTTCATTATTTTTTCAGGGTTTATTGCAACTATAAAGGTCTTTTTATTTTCTAATATTACATTATCTAGTTTTAGTAGAATCTCATCCATACTATAAGTCGAAACTTCTACCCCTAAATACTTCTCATTTTTCATACTATTCCCCCATTAAGATATTATTCCATATTTCTTCATAGGAATCTGCAAGAGCTTTAATTGAAAACTTATTTAATACATCTTCACGAAGTCTATCTCCAAATTCCTTTGAAAAACTACTATTTTCTAATAGTAAAGTTAACTTTTCAGCTATATCATTTATACTACCTGGAATAGTTAAAAGCCCATTTTCCATAGACTTTATAATCTCAGGTATGCCACCTACATTTGAGGCAACTACGCATTTACCGTATAAACCTGACTCTAGTATAACAAGTGGAAAGCTTTCTGAATATGAGGTGAGTACAGTGAATTCAGCTAACCTAAAAAAATCACCTGGTTCCTTAAATCCTACAAACATTATATTATTTTTTATTTTATAACTTTGTATAAGATTTACTAATTCTTCTTTTAAACTTCCATCTCCAACCAATATTATGCCAGTATCTTTTATTTGTTCATAAATTAATTCACATGCATTTAAAAAATCCCTATGTCCCTTTATAGGATGTAGTCTTGCTACCATTACTATGTATCTTTTAAATATTTTTAAAGAGTACTTATCTATAATCTCATTATAATCCAAAGTAGAAATTGTCTCTTTTGTGTCTATACCATTATAAACTGTAAATATCCTATTTTCTCTAAAACCTCTTTTTATTAGTAGCTTTTTAAAATTTTCTGAAACAGCAATATAGTTATTAAATGATTTTAATGCTATTTTATTTATATTTGTATATATAAGTGTTTTGTATGTATTTCCCTTATAATCACTTTCATAATCACTATGTATAGTAGTAACGTATTTTACCTTTAAGAATTTTTTTAGAAAATAACATATAAAGTTGGCTCTACCTCCATGGGAATTAATAATATCTACACCTTCACTTTTACATATACTTTTTATTTTACTTACAATAGATAAATCAAACCTCTTTTCTTGTTTAACAAGGTAAGTTTTAAGTCCCATAGCTTTAGCTTCTTTATATAATTCTCCCTCTATAAAACAAAGTATAATGTTTTTACTTTTTCTCTCCTTCATCTCATTAGCTAATGATAAAAGATGTTTCTTTGAACCACCGGACTCTCCTCCGCTTATCATATGAAGAATAATCATAACTTTCTACCTCCAAAAAATAAAAGGGTATAAAAATACCCTTTTATTATATCAAACAATTATACTTATAATAAATACAACTATATAGTTGTATAAACAATATTTGAACTATTTAATTCGTCTTTTATACCTTTAAATAGGTTTCTTGTGTCAAATACTACCGCATTTTTATTAACTGAAGATATTATGCTATCTGCAGTAATTTCATCAAATTGTTTTTGCTTAGCAAGAACAACAATAGCATCCTTTCCATTTAAAACCTTATCTAATGAATCTACCTTAAAATCATAATCAGTTGGTACTGCAGGATCAAATGCTTCAACCTTTGCACCAGCTTCAATAAGTAGTTTTATAATTTCGATTGGTGGACTTATTCTATCATCATTTGAATAATCCTTCATAGCAAATCCTAAAACTCCAACCTTAGCACCTGAAAGTTCCTTTGATACTGATTTTAATGAATCCTTTAAAATATTTACCATAACATTTGGAAGGTCAGCATTCTTTTCACGGCAAAG
This genomic stretch from Clostridium cylindrosporum DSM 605 harbors:
- the pepV gene encoding dipeptidase PepV; this encodes MNLEKTIDVLREEIIKSTRELIAIESIESSPKDNMPFGENIQKALDYALNLSRKMGFKVVNLDNYIGYAEFGEGDEYIAILGHLDVVPEGEGWIGSPYSGDLIDGKIYGRGALDDKGPTIAALYALKAIKDSNIKINKRVRIIFGTNEETGCTDIPYYLEREKPPIMGFTPDADFPVIHGEKGLLIFDVMKEVLDRQTSSFKVVYIKGGTRENMVPDYCESEILTEEKSKFIDIFKRFIDDTYFDMKFEETDMGFIIKSYGVSAHGSTPHLGKNAIMQLVNLLALLNLNGSLGEFISFLNNKISFSTKGEGLEINLHDEVSGSLSMNLGIIDVKMERCLVSLDVRHPVTFKLEDVMKPLKKNLIKEGMKIQNLTYNDPLYFDVDHPLVKSLQDVYCKITGEDVGPITIGGGTYAKEMPNTVAFGPSFPGNEDVAHKPNEYISVEDLITCCKIYSNAILKLSE
- a CDS encoding nitroreductase family protein is translated as MDFLTLLKSRHSVKSFKDQDVPKEKIQSILESVTLCPSYRNLQSFKVLLITDSNVKGMIEAIIPEDNRGKKGFVEAPFSVVVVADAGASEDQRENKYYMFDGAIVMYNILLAATNEELGSCWIEVENEDELKNALDIPKKYKVIGISPIGYAEDPTGDNGNTDLIDKKSIEEVSYENVWKNELSYF
- the murJ gene encoding murein biosynthesis integral membrane protein MurJ, with translation MVANQGKEENIKRATIIVMLTLFISRLLGFVREVIVASVYGASVQTDAFFAAFTIPDVMFNLLIAGALSSGFMPVFTSYLARGEEKEAWKSANSFITISMIFIIIFNILGMTFARYLVPFVAPGMVKTPAGFELTVNLTQIMFTAVTFTVLAGLLRGILNSYKVFTSPAIGPVLYNVGMILGAMVLGATSLGIYGMTIGVILGAVMNFLVQVPDFRRVGGAKYLKLSLDFKDPGFRRMITLMVPAIIGLSVSQLNIVINQSIASLVGDGYISLVRYANRVMLLPLGIFAMGIATTLFPVMNTQIARKEYEGFKDTFSEGFRTIMFITIPAAVGMIVLSEPVIRVLYKSGSFTESDVKITGVILACYSLGLIGQSGVQIITRGFYAIQDTKTPVKVAAITVAVNAILSAGLTFLTPLGIAGVSLAYSISSMINMYLLYRGLKMKTKGLRTKEIVKSSTKASIASFIMGGAVLIIARTMESIVGVETKLDEVIAVGSAMIIGIPLYFYIAYKFKMSEMDFFLAKIKNKIKKSK
- a CDS encoding WecB/TagA/CpsF family glycosyltransferase, whose product is MKNEKYLGVEVSTYSMDEILLKLDNVILENKKTFIVAINPEKIMKAQDDNSLLELINSADLKIPDGSGVVLASRLSNGNIKSRVTGIDLMKNICIGASKKKYKIFLLGAKPEVARRASEKLKEEINDIQIVGVQDGYFKDEEKVINEINDSGANILFVALGSPMQEKWITKNMDRLNCNIFMGVGGSFDVICGDINRAPVWMQKCGSEWVYRLIKEPRRISRVKVLPMFILKTLSRRD
- a CDS encoding glycosyltransferase family 4 protein yields the protein MIILHMISGGESGGSKKHLLSLANEMKERKSKNIILCFIEGELYKEAKAMGLKTYLVKQEKRFDLSIVSKIKSICKSEGVDIINSHGGRANFICYFLKKFLKVKYVTTIHSDYESDYKGNTYKTLIYTNINKIALKSFNNYIAVSENFKKLLIKRGFRENRIFTVYNGIDTKETISTLDYNEIIDKYSLKIFKRYIVMVARLHPIKGHRDFLNACELIYEQIKDTGIILVGDGSLKEELVNLIQSYKIKNNIMFVGFKEPGDFFRLAEFTVLTSYSESFPLVILESGLYGKCVVASNVGGIPEIIKSMENGLLTIPGSINDIAEKLTLLLENSSFSKEFGDRLREDVLNKFSIKALADSYEEIWNNILMGE